In the genome of Rhizobium etli 8C-3, one region contains:
- the ureC gene encoding urease subunit alpha gives MPHKISRAAYASMFGPTVGDKVRLADTELFIEVEKDFTTYGEEVKFGGGKVIRDGMGQSQVTRANGAVDTVITNAVIVDHTGIVKADIGLKDGRIVAIGKAGNPDTQPGVNIIVGPGTEAIAGEGKIVTAGGMDSHIHFICPQQIEEALMSGLTCMLGGGTGPAHGTLATTCTPGPWHLARMIEAADAFPMNLAFAGKGNASLPGALEEMVLAGATSLKLHEDWGTTPGAIDCCLTVADQYDVQVMIHTDTLNESGFVEDTIGAIKGRTIHAFHTEGAGGGHAPDIIKICGQSNVIPSSTNPTRPYTVNTIAEHLDMLMVCHHLSPSIPEDIAFAESRIRKETIAAEDILHDIGAFSIISSDSQAMGRVGEVAIRTWQTADKMKRQRGRLKEEKGDNDNFRVRRYIAKYTINPAIAHGLSHEIGSIEVGKRADLVIWNPAFFGVKPDMVLLGGSIAAAPMGDPNASIPTPQPVHYRPMFASYGKSLTNSSVTFVSKASLDAGLKGRLGVAKDLLAVKNTRGGISKASMIHNSLTPHIEVDPETYEVRADGELLTCEPATVLPMAQRYFLF, from the coding sequence ATGCCCCACAAGATTTCCCGCGCCGCCTATGCCAGCATGTTCGGTCCGACCGTCGGCGACAAGGTACGCCTCGCCGATACCGAGCTCTTCATCGAGGTCGAAAAGGATTTCACGACCTATGGCGAAGAGGTGAAGTTCGGCGGCGGCAAGGTGATCCGCGACGGCATGGGGCAGAGCCAGGTGACCCGCGCCAATGGTGCGGTCGATACCGTCATCACCAATGCGGTTATCGTCGATCATACCGGCATCGTGAAGGCCGATATTGGGCTCAAGGACGGACGGATCGTCGCGATCGGCAAGGCCGGCAACCCCGACACCCAGCCGGGCGTCAACATCATCGTCGGTCCAGGCACCGAGGCGATCGCAGGCGAAGGCAAGATCGTGACGGCCGGCGGGATGGACAGCCACATCCACTTCATCTGCCCGCAGCAGATCGAAGAAGCGCTGATGAGCGGTCTTACCTGCATGCTCGGCGGCGGTACCGGCCCAGCGCATGGCACATTGGCGACGACCTGCACGCCCGGCCCCTGGCACCTCGCCCGGATGATCGAAGCGGCCGATGCCTTCCCGATGAACCTCGCCTTCGCCGGCAAGGGCAATGCATCGCTGCCTGGCGCGCTCGAGGAGATGGTGCTTGCCGGCGCCACCTCGCTGAAGCTGCACGAAGACTGGGGCACGACGCCCGGCGCGATCGACTGCTGCCTGACGGTTGCCGACCAATATGACGTGCAGGTGATGATCCATACCGACACGTTAAACGAAAGCGGATTTGTCGAAGACACGATCGGCGCCATCAAGGGCCGCACGATCCATGCCTTTCACACGGAAGGCGCAGGCGGCGGCCACGCGCCGGACATCATCAAGATCTGCGGCCAGTCGAACGTGATCCCGTCTTCGACCAATCCCACGCGGCCCTACACGGTCAATACGATCGCCGAACATCTCGATATGCTGATGGTCTGCCATCACCTGTCGCCGTCGATCCCCGAAGACATCGCCTTTGCCGAAAGCCGCATCCGCAAGGAAACGATCGCAGCCGAAGACATCCTGCACGATATCGGAGCCTTCTCGATCATCTCGTCGGACAGTCAGGCCATGGGCCGTGTTGGCGAGGTGGCAATCCGCACATGGCAGACGGCCGACAAGATGAAGCGCCAGCGCGGACGTCTGAAGGAGGAAAAGGGCGACAATGACAATTTCCGTGTCCGCCGTTACATCGCCAAATATACAATCAATCCGGCGATTGCGCATGGCCTTTCCCATGAGATCGGCTCCATTGAAGTCGGCAAGCGCGCCGACCTCGTCATATGGAATCCCGCCTTCTTCGGCGTGAAGCCGGACATGGTGCTGCTCGGCGGCTCGATTGCGGCTGCACCTATGGGCGATCCGAACGCCTCCATCCCGACGCCACAGCCGGTGCATTACCGGCCGATGTTTGCCTCTTACGGCAAGAGCCTCACCAATTCCTCCGTCACCTTCGTTTCAAAGGCCTCGCTTGATGCCGGGCTGAAGGGAAGGCTGGGTGTCGCCAAGGATCTCCTTGCCGTCAAGAACACCCGCGGTGGTATCTCCAAGGCATCGATGATCCACAACAGCCTGACGCCGCATATCGAGGTCGATCCGGAAACCTATGAGGTGCGCGCTGATGGCGAACTGCTCACCTGCGAACCGGCAACAGTTCTGCCGATGGCGCAGCGCTACTTTCTTTTTTAG
- a CDS encoding lysozyme inhibitor LprI family protein, giving the protein MRLNWYLTGAAAGMIVAGAAQAQEPDCKAPKTQADMTFCEQSRYEAADTALNEQWKKTRAALAATDKDLDEKDRGAEKALLTAQRAWISYRDAQCEAYGFQARGGTMEPMLVAGCLANLSEERTKQLKELSDAVGLR; this is encoded by the coding sequence ATGCGGTTGAATTGGTACCTGACCGGCGCTGCGGCGGGAATGATCGTGGCCGGTGCCGCACAGGCCCAAGAGCCGGATTGCAAGGCCCCGAAGACGCAGGCCGACATGACTTTCTGCGAGCAGTCCCGATACGAGGCGGCAGACACGGCGCTGAACGAGCAGTGGAAGAAGACGCGTGCGGCGCTTGCGGCGACCGACAAGGATCTGGACGAGAAGGATCGCGGAGCCGAAAAGGCGCTGCTAACGGCGCAGCGCGCCTGGATTTCCTATCGGGATGCCCAGTGCGAGGCTTACGGCTTCCAGGCGCGCGGCGGCACGATGGAGCCGATGCTGGTGGCAGGTTGTCTTGCCAACCTGAGCGAAGAACGCACAAAACAGCTCAAAGAGCTTTCCGATGCGGTGGGATTGAGGTGA
- a CDS encoding Urease operon accessory protein, giving the protein MIVGNGEIGEEGAAAIAAADFVIRFNECRSYAASPGRTDVVAVCNTGRPAKAMLGSNTWRMHPAVMEAAEIWSVRDPEKFAVLRAPLAASHPELDDFCDDYTSHFNVFCQNAGKEHMVVEKVIHEAVDDALAPFDPAPYVVPSSGMIAIAATFRRFPKVEVGLAGFSHAGWEWHPFAAERQLVDSYIANGRLTRHPADTFLSSSQGA; this is encoded by the coding sequence ATGATCGTCGGCAATGGGGAAATCGGCGAGGAGGGAGCAGCGGCAATCGCGGCTGCGGACTTCGTCATCCGTTTCAACGAATGCCGCTCCTATGCCGCAAGCCCCGGCCGCACCGACGTCGTAGCCGTCTGCAACACCGGGCGTCCGGCCAAGGCGATGCTGGGTTCAAATACGTGGCGGATGCACCCGGCCGTCATGGAGGCTGCGGAAATCTGGAGCGTGCGCGATCCCGAAAAATTCGCCGTCTTGCGTGCGCCCCTTGCTGCTTCGCATCCCGAGCTCGACGATTTCTGCGACGATTATACGAGTCACTTCAACGTCTTCTGCCAGAACGCTGGCAAGGAACATATGGTCGTTGAGAAAGTGATTCATGAAGCAGTCGACGACGCCCTTGCCCCCTTTGATCCCGCCCCTTACGTCGTTCCGAGCAGCGGTATGATTGCAATTGCCGCTACCTTCCGCAGGTTTCCTAAGGTCGAGGTCGGCCTTGCCGGCTTCAGTCACGCAGGCTGGGAATGGCATCCTTTCGCCGCCGAAAGGCAGCTTGTCGACAGCTACATCGCCAATGGCCGGCTGACGCGCCATCCTGCTGACACTTTTCTTTCTTCCTCCCAAGGAGCCTGA
- a CDS encoding urease subunit beta — protein MIPGEIIAASGDIELNAGAPTVTIEVSNTGDRPVQVGSHYHFAETNAGLSFDRDKVQGMRLDIPAGTAVRFEPGQTRSVTLIPLSGKREVYGFRQLVMGKL, from the coding sequence ATGATCCCAGGCGAAATCATTGCCGCAAGCGGCGACATCGAATTGAACGCCGGTGCACCGACCGTCACCATTGAAGTGTCGAACACCGGCGATCGCCCGGTGCAGGTCGGCAGCCACTACCATTTTGCCGAAACCAATGCCGGTCTTTCCTTCGACCGCGACAAGGTGCAGGGCATGCGCCTCGACATCCCGGCGGGCACCGCCGTGCGTTTCGAGCCGGGTCAGACGCGTTCCGTGACGCTGATCCCTCTGTCAGGCAAGCGCGAGGTCTATGGCTTCCGCCAGCTCGTGATGGGCAAGCTCTGA
- a CDS encoding urease subunit gamma gives MNLTPREKDKLLISMAAMVARRRLERGVKLNHPEAIALITDFVVEGARDGRPVAELMEAGAHVIGRHQVMEGVAEMIHDVQVEATFPDGTKLVTVHEPIR, from the coding sequence ATGAACCTCACTCCGAGAGAAAAAGACAAGCTGCTGATTTCCATGGCGGCGATGGTGGCGCGACGCCGGCTGGAACGCGGTGTGAAGCTCAATCATCCCGAAGCGATCGCGCTGATCACCGACTTTGTCGTGGAAGGCGCCCGTGACGGCCGCCCGGTCGCAGAACTGATGGAAGCGGGCGCTCATGTGATCGGCCGGCATCAGGTGATGGAGGGCGTCGCCGAGATGATCCATGATGTGCAGGTGGAAGCGACCTTCCCGGATGGCACCAAGCTCGTCACCGTCCACGAACCGATCCGCTGA
- a CDS encoding DUF1272 domain-containing protein → MLELRPNCECCDKDLPPESREAMICTFECTFCADCADGVLQGQCPNCGGEFSCRPVRPAAMLARYPASTKRILKAQGCMPVKAA, encoded by the coding sequence ATGCTCGAACTTCGTCCGAACTGCGAATGCTGCGACAAGGACCTGCCGCCGGAAAGCCGCGAGGCGATGATCTGCACTTTCGAGTGCACCTTCTGCGCTGATTGCGCCGACGGTGTGCTTCAGGGCCAATGCCCCAATTGCGGTGGTGAGTTTTCTTGCCGCCCGGTGCGTCCGGCCGCCATGCTCGCCAGATATCCGGCGTCGACGAAACGTATCTTGAAGGCCCAGGGCTGCATGCCCGTGAAGGCGGCGTGA
- a CDS encoding GGDEF domain-containing protein, translating to MRSWIFLQAELGNFHHRGTIFSFALKMSFAAVILSVLLILAVMPPLAFFGVLPFTLALTISYSIALSWLLSGVVCGILSLIVGHAMYQLTLSRAEFEKLSRIDMLSGLLNRRAFAEALDSIDDGASLVIFDVDRFKAINDRFGHACGDAVIIGVSAILASAFDGTSVVARLGGEEFGVIVSGGDLEERLQRIEAVKTQIARRSIAADGCDISITISGGIADLVPGRSKEAVYASADKALYLAKALGRNRVVHERNALNHTWHHHLAESGLGVQGAVPDYDDTQRAFGI from the coding sequence ATGAGGAGCTGGATTTTTCTCCAGGCTGAACTTGGCAATTTTCACCATCGCGGCACGATTTTCAGCTTTGCTCTGAAAATGAGTTTTGCCGCCGTTATCCTGTCGGTGCTGTTGATCCTCGCAGTGATGCCGCCGCTTGCCTTTTTCGGCGTGCTGCCGTTCACGCTCGCTCTCACGATCAGCTACAGCATTGCACTGTCCTGGCTTCTCAGTGGCGTTGTGTGCGGCATTCTTTCGCTGATCGTCGGCCATGCCATGTATCAGCTGACGCTATCGCGCGCAGAGTTCGAAAAACTCAGCCGCATCGATATGCTGTCCGGCCTCTTGAACCGCCGTGCCTTTGCCGAAGCGCTCGACAGCATCGATGACGGCGCCTCGCTGGTGATTTTCGACGTCGACCGTTTCAAGGCGATCAACGACCGTTTCGGCCACGCCTGCGGCGACGCTGTCATCATTGGCGTTTCCGCAATTCTCGCTTCGGCATTCGACGGTACCTCGGTCGTTGCGCGTCTCGGAGGCGAAGAGTTCGGCGTCATCGTTTCAGGCGGTGACCTCGAAGAACGGCTGCAGAGGATCGAAGCCGTGAAGACGCAGATTGCCCGACGGTCGATCGCCGCCGACGGCTGCGACATATCGATCACCATTTCGGGCGGTATCGCCGATCTTGTACCCGGGCGCAGCAAGGAGGCGGTCTACGCGTCCGCCGACAAGGCGCTTTATCTGGCAAAGGCGCTCGGCCGCAACCGCGTCGTTCACGAAAGGAACGCGCTGAACCACACATGGCATCATCATCTGGCCGAGAGCGGACTTGGCGTTCAGGGTGCAGTGCCGGATTACGACGATACGCAGCGCGCCTTTGGCATATAA